One Sulfolobales archaeon genomic window, TATCACCTTCAGAAGGTATGTAAACACCTTCTAGAGGAGTTATCTTGAGAGTATTATCAGATCTTACTTCTGCAACTCCTAATACTGTTGATATAATCTTATTTCTAAATCTATATGCATAAGGATACTTCTCAAAGCTTATTCCTCCCTCACCTATAACATCTCCAGGTCCTACGATCTCTCTGTGAGAAACTCTTATAATTCCCTGAGATTTATTCCTACTACTCATGCTATCGTACCTCTGTTATAGTTACTGAGGCATTACCTTTAGTAGCCTTCGCGATCTTATCTATGATCTCTCCCTGCATCCCTGCCGGTATCTCGATCTCTATCTCTGCAGAACCATCTTGAAAGAACTGCCTCTTCTTAACCTCCCCCAACCTACTTATTACACCTATACTAGAGCTCGCATACTCACGAGGAATCTTAACTCTTATAATAGCTCTCGCTATTTTAATAGGTATTATTCTTGATATTGCCTTCACCACGTCCAGGGCTTGTTCTTCAACTCTCTTATAGAGATCTATTGACACCTTAGCCTGCTCCATTGCAGCCTCGATCCTCGATGGTGGTATAGGCTTCTGAGTCTGAGGATCTATAGCACTTCTAGCTATATAATTTATAATCATTCTCTTCTTTGACTCTATTAATCTTCTTCTCTGCTCTGTAGTGAGCTGAAGCTCGCCTTTTCTAAGTATCTCCTCCGCGATCTTCTTCCACTCATCAGTATTAAAAACAGATCTAATTTCTTCGGGAGAGGCTTTCAAACCCTTTCTAGCATCTCTGTATATAAACTCTCCTTGAACTACTTCTTCCAAGGGTATGTTCTTACCTTCTCTGAACTCGAGTGCTTTCTCAGGGTCTACTAGTATCTCAAACTTCTTTCCATGGCTCTCATATTTTGCTATTACATATTCTTTAGAACTCATTTATCTACCCCGGCCTCTGAAATGAATTTCTTAACTTCATCAATATTCATTTTTCTAAAGATTCTATCTTTCAGAGAGGCATAGCCTATCTCAACTCTCTCAGGTGAGAGCGGTGTTTCAACAGATGATCTAAGAGCTTTCAAACCTAGCACGACAACTTCTTCAAGACTCATATTCTCCTTATAATTCTTCTCGAGATACTCAATAACGCTCTGTTCTCCAGATCCAGCAGCTGTGGCAAAATATCTGAAGTATAGACCGTTAGGTTCTGTCTTATACACGTGAACTCCTCTTGAATCAACTCCTGCGAATATTAGAGATACTCCGAAAGGTCTTACACCAGCTTGCTGGGTGAAGATCTGCTTCAGATCTCCTATACTCCTCACAAGACTTTCAATATCCATAGGCTCATCATAGATAAATCTATGCCTTATAGCGGTTATCCTAGCATAATCTATTAGAACTCTTCCATCAGCTCCTAAACCTGCAAATGTAGCGCCTACATGAGTATCTATAATGAATATCTTCTCTAGATCCGATAGATCTATTAGTGGTGCATGTTTTCTCTTTTCAGAGATGATCACAGCAGAATCCCTGCCTTGAATACCTATTATAGTCCATCCCTGTCTAACAGCTACCGCGGCATACTCAACCTGATAAAGCTTTCCATCAGGTGAGAATATAGTTATACCTCTATCATACCCCGCACTTGCAGGACCGAACGCCATTATGCTCTCATCCTCAAAAATAATTATCAAAAGAGATTTTTATATAGAAGACATCCGAAGACCTCTCAATCTATCATGTTTAAAACCCTGAACAGTATTTAATAGTGGAGCAAGGGCCCGTGGCTCAGCCTGGTAGAGCACCCGGCTGATAACCGGGGGGTCCGGGGTTCAAATCCCCGCGGGCCCATTCTTTGTAAGATATTTATTAGCTTTGGAAGAGATTATTAATCAACCACGTATATGAGATGTGAAGAATGGAAATAAAAGAAGAATCGTCTGGGTCTCGAAGAAGTCTAAAGATAATGGAGTTAAAAGATAATGAAAGTAATATATCCGTTATCGCAAGGGTTCTCTCAACTACAAAACCTAGAGTCATACAGACTAAGAAGGGTTCTAGAACTATTAGCGAAGCAATTATAGGAGATGATACTGGAAGAATCAAGTTAACACTGTGGGGGCCTCGCGCTGGGAGTGTTAGAGAGAATGATGTGATTAGAATCGATAATGCTTGGACTACATCTTATAAAGGTGAGGTTCAGCTTAACGCAGGATCTAGATCTAATATAGAGGTTGTAGATATAGAAGGCTTTCCAGAATCAGATCAGGTTCCCGAGAGTACCCCTAGATCTACTAGCAGTAGAAGCTTTGAGAGAAGAAGCTTCAGAGGAGGCTTTAGAAGAGGAAGAGGTGAGGAAGAGTGATAGATGAAGCTAAAAAACTTATCAAGAAAGGAGATCTCGTAGGTAGCGATGGAAACAACTTTGTAGTAGCCTTATCAGATGAAGAGGTATACTCTCTAGATCCTGCAGCCTACTACATATGGAGTCTCTGCGATGGCTCTAGAACTGTTGGCGATATAATACAGAAAGCCTCAGAAGATCTGAGCCTTAACAAGGAAGAAATCAGAGAACCTATAATTAACATACTTGAGGTACTTCTGAAGGCAAATCTTCTAGCAGAAGCCTAGGATCTCGTATAGATTAAATTCGTACAGAACTCTTTTTTATAGAACCAAACCCCGCATTCTCTGGCGGGGTTATCTCTTTAAAGCTCTAGAACATGCGAACTTCTAAAGCATTGAAGAGATTTTGAACCTAGAATTTTTCTGGTAGGCATTTTAATATTTGGAAAGTAAGAGAGAAGATGGAAGATGAAGAGCTTTGTAGAGTGTGTCAGCTATGAATATCCTGGTCACAGGTGGTGCAGGTTTTATAGGAAGTCACTTAGTGGATAGTCTTATTAATGATGGTTATAAAGTGTTTGTCATTGATAATCTCTCCTCAGGAAGAATGGAGTATCTTAGGAAATGTATTGAGAATCCTAGTATGTGTAGATATAAAATATGTGATATAAAGGATCCCGGGTGTTTGGATAACATAGATCTCAGATTTGATCTTATATATCATCTGGCGGCAAATCCAGATGTAAGAGCTTCATCTATGAATCCTGAGAGTAATTTCAATGAGAATCTAGTTGCAACATTTAGAGTGCTTGAGTTCATGCGGAAGAGAGATGTGAGTAAGATCATTTTTACTAGTAGTAGCACTGTGTATGGAGATGCTGAGAAGATACCAACTCCAGAGGATCATCCTATAAAACCTGTGAGTATTTATGGGGCTTGTAAAGCTAGTGGAGAGATTATGATCCAGACCTACTCTAGGTTATACAACTTCAGCTCAGTTATTCTAAGACTTGCAAATATTATAGGCCCTAGATCAACTCACGGGGTTGTGTATGATTTCATAAGAAAACTCATGAGAAATCCTAGAGAGCTAGAGATTTTAGGAGATGGAAGTCAGAGAAAGAGCTATCTCTATATAGATGATACTATTAAGGCTTTGAAGCTATCAGCAGAGATATTAGAGAGAAGAGATCCGGCGAAGAATTCTGTCTACGTGTTGAATGTAGGTAATGAAGATTGGATTAGTGTGAGAGACATAGCTGATATAGTGATCAATGAGATGGGATTAGAAAATGTGAAGATTAACTATAAACCTGCAACAAGCGACGGAAGAGGATGGCCTGGAGATGTTAAGCTAATGCTTCTAGATATATCACGCATAAAAAGTCTGGGATGGAGTCCTAGGCTATCGAGTTATGATGCGGTAAGACTTACAGCTAGATCTCTGATCAGAGAGCTAGCCAGCCTTTAAACTTTTGATCATATCTTTGAATAATGGTATGAACTCATATAGATCTCCTACGATTCCATAGTCAGAGTTCTTAAATATGGGAGCATTAGGATCCTTGTTCACGGCAACTATGATCCTCGAATCAAGTATTCCTGCTATGTGCTGAGGCTGTCCAGAGATCCCTAGAGCTATGTAGAGCTTGGGCTTAACCTTCTTACCGGAAAGTCCTACCCAATGTTCCTCGGGTAGCCATTTGAGATCTGCTGCTATAGGTCTTGAGCATCCTACTTGACCTCCTAAAGCTTCTGCTAGTTCGAATGCTATCTTAAGATCTTCTTTACTTCTGAAGCCTCTTCCCACGGATACGATGATTTCTGCTTCTTCTAATCTTACAGTTGCGGCCGCTTTAGGTTTTCTCTCTAGTATATTCAGCTTTCTTTCAAGATCTATCTTAAGAGGCTTTATCATAGTCTTTCTATCAGATATCTTAGCAGGCTTGGACCTGCCCACTCCAACTATTATAAAAGCTTTCTCAGGAACTCTTTCTCTAGATCTAACTCTGCCAGCCATCACACTTCTCACAGCAACTAGACCTTTTTCATCTCTTTCTATGGATGCTATATCTACCATTAGAACTCTCTCAAGTTTCTGAGAAGCTATTGCAAAAGCTTCTTTCAAAATCTTCGAAGATACTCCTATTATATATCTATAATCATGTGACTTGATCATCTGAATCAGTGCGCTAGAGATCTCCTCTGGTGTTTCTAAAGATCTCTCTTCAATATAGTATACATTCTCTAGGCCGAAGCTTTCGAGCTCGCTTACAAATCTGAGATCTGTGTAAGAGATCAGGAGAGCATCTACGCCTACATCTCCCAAGTTGGATGATATGAATCCTGCGACACCTGTTAGATCTCTTATATCTCCCAAAGATCCTATAACAAGGATCTCTCCTATACCCCTCACCTCTTAGGAGTTATAACACCTTCAGAAATAAGATATTCAACTAGTTTCGAGACTTTCTCCTTCATATCCTTACCCTCTATAATGATATTCTTCCTCGTAACTCTAACACCTTCATAAGAGACTGCAGGTGTTTTCACAGGGCTTGTAACACCTAGATCTGACGACTTGTATATTGTTATAGGTTTCTTCATAGCACTTCTGATCTGAAGAAGCGTAGGAAGTCTAGGAGTATTAATCTCCCTAGTTACTGCAATAACAGCTGGCATTCTAACCTCGGCAACCTCTACAAAATTCTCTAAATCACGCTCCACGATAAGTCTGTCGCCTTTAAAATCAATCTTTCTCACAAAGCCTGCATATGAGTAACCTAGTTCAGCTGATACTCTCGCGGGTATCTGAGAAGTGAATCTATCAATGGAAGCTTCTCCAGCTAGAACAAGACTTACATCTCCAATCTTTTTAATAGCAGTTGATATGAGTCTCGCTACATAAGTGCTGTCAGCTCCGACAGTGGTTTCATCAGCTATGAGAATAGATTCGTCAGCTCCAAGAGCTAGAATTTCTCTGAGAATACTCTGAGCCTCTTGAACCCTCTTAGTAATAGGACCCCATGTCAGTACTGTGACAGAATATATCTTTGAAAATCCAAAGCTTTTAAGTCTTTGAGCTTCTTCGAGAGCGTTTCTATCTATATCACTTATCTTAAGAGGTATATCATCTAAAAGAGGTCTATATGTTGAGGGATCAAATCTAAGCTGTCCTGTATCTATTGCCAGCTTAACGAGAACAGCTATATTCATCTAAACCCCTTCTAACATTTCTTTCATAGAATATAAGATTGATTATACTTATTTTATTAGGTTTTATACATAATACTTTATCGAGTGAGTATAATGAGTTCTTCTCAAAAAATTAAAAAAGTAGCTGTTATAGGCGCGGGAACCATGGGACATGGTATTGCAGAGCTCTCAGCTATAGCAGGCTATGAGGTTGTTATGGTAGATGTATCTAATGAGATTCTCCAGAAAGCTCTTAATAGTATCAGATGGAGTCTTGGAAAACTCAAGGAACGAGGTACTCTGAGAGAAGATATAGAAACTGTGATGAGTAGGATCAAAACAAGTCTCTCAATAGCTGAAGCAGTGAAGGAATCTGATCTTGTTATAGAAGCTGTGCCTGAGAATCTTGATCTTAAGAAGAAGGTTTTCATGGAAATGGATCTAAATGCTCCGCCTCATGCTATTCTAGCTACTAACACCTCTTCTCTACCCATAACAGAGATCTCTGAGGCAACAAGAAGACCTGAGAAGGTTGTAGGAATACATTTCTTCAATCCACCTGTTCTAATGCCTCTTGTAGAGGTTATAGCAGGAGAGAAGACAGCTAGAGAAACTATTGATCTATCTGTTGAGTATGCTAAAAGTCTCGGCAAGGAGGTTGTCATAGTTAAGAAAGATGTGCCGGGGTTCATAGTTAATAGAATTCTAGGAAGAATAATATCTCAAGCATGTTATATGGTTGATTCTGGTGAGGCAGATTTTATATCTATTGATAGTGCTGTTAGATACAAGCTAGGACTCCCCATGGGAGTATTCGAACTCCTAGATTTCTCAGGTATTGATGTGTTTGTATTCATAATGAATGAGATGAGTAGAAGAGGCTACAAGCTGAAACCATGTAGAGCTATAGAAGACAAGTTTAGAGCAGGCGAGTATGGTATGAAGACAGGCAGAGGATTCTACGTCTATCCAGAGCCTGGTAAGTATAGCAG contains:
- a CDS encoding GDP-mannose 4,6-dehydratase, giving the protein MNILVTGGAGFIGSHLVDSLINDGYKVFVIDNLSSGRMEYLRKCIENPSMCRYKICDIKDPGCLDNIDLRFDLIYHLAANPDVRASSMNPESNFNENLVATFRVLEFMRKRDVSKIIFTSSSTVYGDAEKIPTPEDHPIKPVSIYGACKASGEIMIQTYSRLYNFSSVILRLANIIGPRSTHGVVYDFIRKLMRNPRELEILGDGSQRKSYLYIDDTIKALKLSAEILERRDPAKNSVYVLNVGNEDWISVRDIADIVINEMGLENVKINYKPATSDGRGWPGDVKLMLLDISRIKSLGWSPRLSSYDAVRLTARSLIRELASL
- a CDS encoding OB-fold nucleic acid binding domain-containing protein, producing the protein MELKDNESNISVIARVLSTTKPRVIQTKKGSRTISEAIIGDDTGRIKLTLWGPRAGSVRENDVIRIDNAWTTSYKGEVQLNAGSRSNIEVVDIEGFPESDQVPESTPRSTSSRSFERRSFRGGFRRGRGEEE
- a CDS encoding PqqD family protein, yielding MIDEAKKLIKKGDLVGSDGNNFVVALSDEEVYSLDPAAYYIWSLCDGSRTVGDIIQKASEDLSLNKEEIREPIINILEVLLKANLLAEA
- a CDS encoding ribosome assembly factor SBDS, which produces MSSKEYVIAKYESHGKKFEILVDPEKALEFREGKNIPLEEVVQGEFIYRDARKGLKASPEEIRSVFNTDEWKKIAEEILRKGELQLTTEQRRRLIESKKRMIINYIARSAIDPQTQKPIPPSRIEAAMEQAKVSIDLYKRVEEQALDVVKAISRIIPIKIARAIIRVKIPREYASSSIGVISRLGEVKKRQFFQDGSAEIEIEIPAGMQGEIIDKIAKATKGNASVTITEVR
- a CDS encoding electron transfer flavoprotein subunit beta/FixA family protein, giving the protein MNIAVLVKLAIDTGQLRFDPSTYRPLLDDIPLKISDIDRNALEEAQRLKSFGFSKIYSVTVLTWGPITKRVQEAQSILREILALGADESILIADETTVGADSTYVARLISTAIKKIGDVSLVLAGEASIDRFTSQIPARVSAELGYSYAGFVRKIDFKGDRLIVERDLENFVEVAEVRMPAVIAVTREINTPRLPTLLQIRSAMKKPITIYKSSDLGVTSPVKTPAVSYEGVRVTRKNIIIEGKDMKEKVSKLVEYLISEGVITPKR
- the psmA gene encoding archaeal proteasome endopeptidase complex subunit alpha gives rise to the protein MAFGPASAGYDRGITIFSPDGKLYQVEYAAVAVRQGWTIIGIQGRDSAVIISEKRKHAPLIDLSDLEKIFIIDTHVGATFAGLGADGRVLIDYARITAIRHRFIYDEPMDIESLVRSIGDLKQIFTQQAGVRPFGVSLIFAGVDSRGVHVYKTEPNGLYFRYFATAAGSGEQSVIEYLEKNYKENMSLEEVVVLGLKALRSSVETPLSPERVEIGYASLKDRIFRKMNIDEVKKFISEAGVDK
- a CDS encoding electron transfer flavoprotein subunit alpha/FixB family protein, with amino-acid sequence MRGIGEILVIGSLGDIRDLTGVAGFISSNLGDVGVDALLISYTDLRFVSELESFGLENVYYIEERSLETPEEISSALIQMIKSHDYRYIIGVSSKILKEAFAIASQKLERVLMVDIASIERDEKGLVAVRSVMAGRVRSRERVPEKAFIIVGVGRSKPAKISDRKTMIKPLKIDLERKLNILERKPKAAATVRLEEAEIIVSVGRGFRSKEDLKIAFELAEALGGQVGCSRPIAADLKWLPEEHWVGLSGKKVKPKLYIALGISGQPQHIAGILDSRIIVAVNKDPNAPIFKNSDYGIVGDLYEFIPLFKDMIKSLKAG